In Sedimenticola thiotaurini, the following proteins share a genomic window:
- the ftsH gene encoding ATP-dependent zinc metalloprotease FtsH, translated as MAKNLVLWVIIAIVLMSVFNNFSTQTTQTNALSYSDFIAQVKNGAVEKVTIDGREIKGTLSSGATFSTYSPGDDGLVGDLLNNNVQIVATPPEKPSILMTILINWFPLFILIGLWIFFMRQMQGGGAGRGAMSFGKSKARMLGEDQVKVTFADVAGVEEAKEEVSEMVEFLRDPSKFQKLGGKIPKGVLMVGSPGTGKTLLAKAIAGEAKVPFFTISGSDFVEMFVGVGASRVRDMFEQAKKHAPCIIFIDEIDAVGRHRGAGLGGGHDEREQTLNQLLVEMDGFEGNEGVIVIAATNRPDVLDPALLRPGRFDRQVVVPLPDVRGREQILKVHLRKVAASDDVKPALIARGTPGFSGADLANLVNEAALFAARANKRVVGMVEMERAKDKIMMGAERKSMVMNEDDKRLTAYHEAGHAIVGRLVPSHDPVYKVSIIPRGRALGVTMFLPEEDRYSHSKEHLESQISSLFGGRVAEELVFGKDMVTTGASNDIQRATSIARSMVTKWGLSERLGPLMYGEEEEEVFLGRSVTQHKNVSDETAHAIDEEVHNFIERNYSRARKILEEHMDKLHLMAEALMKYETIDSSQIDDIMAGKKPQPPEDWIDDSDLPPNSGDDGVKADVVEKPKGDSPDGIGGPAGQH; from the coding sequence ATGGCAAAAAATCTGGTTCTCTGGGTGATCATCGCGATCGTTTTGATGTCGGTGTTCAATAATTTTTCAACCCAGACCACACAGACCAATGCGTTGTCTTACTCGGATTTTATTGCCCAGGTCAAAAATGGTGCAGTCGAGAAAGTGACCATTGATGGTCGGGAGATCAAAGGTACCCTGAGCTCCGGTGCGACCTTTTCGACCTACAGCCCCGGCGATGACGGGCTGGTGGGTGATCTGTTGAACAACAATGTGCAGATTGTTGCCACCCCGCCGGAAAAACCCTCGATCCTGATGACCATCCTGATCAACTGGTTCCCGCTGTTCATTCTGATTGGTCTGTGGATCTTCTTCATGCGTCAGATGCAGGGTGGAGGCGCCGGTCGGGGTGCCATGTCCTTCGGCAAGAGCAAAGCGCGCATGCTGGGCGAGGATCAGGTCAAGGTCACCTTTGCCGACGTGGCGGGTGTCGAAGAGGCCAAGGAAGAGGTCTCGGAGATGGTCGAATTTCTGCGAGACCCGTCAAAATTCCAGAAACTGGGCGGTAAAATCCCCAAAGGCGTGTTGATGGTGGGGTCTCCCGGTACCGGTAAAACCCTGCTGGCCAAAGCCATTGCCGGCGAGGCCAAGGTGCCGTTCTTCACAATCTCCGGTTCCGATTTCGTTGAGATGTTCGTGGGTGTGGGTGCCTCTCGGGTGCGTGACATGTTCGAGCAGGCGAAAAAACACGCCCCCTGTATCATCTTTATTGACGAGATCGACGCCGTCGGGCGTCATCGTGGTGCTGGCCTGGGTGGCGGGCACGATGAGCGTGAGCAGACACTCAACCAGTTGCTGGTGGAGATGGATGGATTCGAGGGTAACGAGGGTGTGATCGTTATCGCGGCGACCAACCGTCCAGACGTGCTTGATCCGGCGCTGCTGCGCCCTGGTCGTTTTGACCGCCAGGTAGTGGTGCCCTTGCCCGACGTACGTGGTCGTGAACAGATTCTCAAGGTACACCTGCGCAAAGTGGCTGCTTCCGATGACGTGAAGCCGGCGCTGATTGCAAGGGGTACACCCGGCTTTTCCGGAGCAGATCTGGCTAATCTGGTCAACGAGGCAGCGCTGTTCGCCGCCCGGGCCAACAAGCGTGTGGTCGGCATGGTGGAGATGGAGCGGGCCAAGGACAAGATCATGATGGGCGCTGAGCGCAAGTCCATGGTGATGAATGAGGACGACAAACGGCTGACCGCCTACCACGAAGCGGGGCATGCCATTGTAGGACGCCTGGTTCCCTCCCATGACCCGGTCTACAAGGTGAGTATTATTCCCCGCGGTCGGGCACTGGGTGTCACCATGTTCCTGCCGGAAGAGGATCGCTACAGCCACAGCAAGGAGCACCTGGAGAGTCAGATTTCCAGTCTGTTCGGTGGTCGTGTGGCTGAAGAACTGGTGTTTGGCAAGGATATGGTCACCACAGGTGCCTCTAATGACATCCAGCGCGCAACCAGTATTGCCCGCAGCATGGTCACCAAGTGGGGCCTCTCCGAGCGCCTGGGGCCATTGATGTACGGTGAGGAAGAGGAAGAGGTATTCCTGGGTCGATCGGTCACCCAGCACAAGAATGTTTCGGATGAGACAGCCCATGCCATCGATGAGGAGGTGCATAACTTCATCGAGCGCAACTACTCCCGGGCCAGAAAGATTCTCGAAGAGCATATGGATAAGCTCCACCTCATGGCAGAGGCCTTGATGAAGTATGAGACCATCGACAGCTCGCAGATTGATGACATCATGGCTGGAAAGAAGCCCCAGCCTCCCGAGGATTGGATAGACGATTCTGATCTGCCGCCCAACTCCGGTGATGATGGCGTGAAAGCAGACGTAGTGGAGAAGCCGAAGGGCGATTCACCTGACGGCATTGGTGGTCCGGCTGGACAGCACTGA
- the rlmE gene encoding 23S rRNA (uridine(2552)-2'-O)-methyltransferase RlmE, translating into MKKSKSSHQWLDRHFNDEYVKRAQAAGYRSRASFKLLELHEKDQLFCAGQVVVDLGAAPGGWCQVAEKLVGANGRVFALDILPMDPLPGVEFIQGDFREDESVEQLRALLAGRPVDLVISDMAPNVSGMSAVDQPRAMYLCELALEYAREVLRPGGSFVVKVFQGEGFDQYLRDLRSSFSKVVTRKPAASRPQSREVYLVARRYNL; encoded by the coding sequence ATGAAAAAAAGTAAAAGCAGTCACCAATGGCTGGATCGGCACTTCAATGATGAATATGTAAAGCGCGCTCAGGCCGCCGGTTATCGGTCACGTGCTTCATTCAAGTTATTGGAATTACACGAGAAAGACCAGCTGTTCTGTGCCGGACAGGTGGTTGTGGACCTGGGGGCTGCGCCCGGTGGCTGGTGCCAGGTGGCGGAAAAACTGGTGGGAGCCAATGGCCGGGTGTTTGCGCTGGATATTCTGCCGATGGACCCGCTTCCCGGGGTAGAGTTCATCCAGGGCGATTTTCGTGAAGATGAATCGGTTGAGCAGTTACGCGCCCTGCTGGCGGGGCGCCCGGTTGATCTTGTAATCTCAGATATGGCCCCCAATGTGAGTGGTATGAGTGCGGTTGATCAGCCCCGCGCTATGTATCTGTGTGAACTGGCTCTGGAATATGCACGGGAGGTATTGCGTCCCGGCGGTAGTTTTGTGGTAAAGGTTTTCCAGGGAGAGGGGTTTGATCAGTATCTGCGGGACTTGCGGAGTAGCTTCTCCAAGGTGGTGACACGCAAGCCCGCTGCGTCTCGGCCCCAGAGCCGGGAGGTGTATCTGGTGGCGAGGCGCTATAATCTATAG
- the yhbY gene encoding ribosome assembly RNA-binding protein YhbY, with translation MPLTKKQIRQLKSLVHHLNPVVIIGQNGLTDAVINEIDITLNTHELVKIRLNGGDRDERQAMIDSICSRCSAELVQSIGHVAAFYRRNPDNPVISLAQD, from the coding sequence ATGCCACTGACAAAAAAACAGATCCGCCAGCTCAAGAGCCTGGTGCATCACCTCAACCCCGTGGTCATCATTGGCCAGAACGGTCTGACCGACGCGGTGATCAATGAAATCGATATCACCCTGAACACCCATGAACTGGTCAAGATCAGGCTGAATGGGGGTGACCGGGATGAGCGCCAGGCGATGATCGACAGTATTTGCAGTCGATGCAGCGCCGAACTGGTACAGAGCATCGGCCATGTGGCGGCTTTTTACAGGCGTAACCCGGACAATCCGGTCATTTCACTGGCCCAGGACTGA
- the greA gene encoding transcription elongation factor GreA, with the protein MSKVPLTVRGAENLRAELTRLKQVDRPKVIQAIAEARAHGDLKENAEYHAAREQQGFIEARIKDIESKLSHAQIIDVKSINAGGRVVFGATVDVYEEEEDAEHTFQIVGDDEADIKQGLISVSSPMARALIGKSEGDEVAVQTPNGPRHMEILDVRYE; encoded by the coding sequence ATGAGTAAGGTGCCCCTGACTGTCAGAGGTGCGGAGAATCTTCGGGCTGAATTGACCAGGCTCAAGCAGGTTGATCGACCCAAGGTGATTCAGGCGATTGCCGAGGCGCGCGCCCATGGTGACCTGAAAGAGAACGCGGAATACCATGCGGCCCGTGAACAGCAGGGATTTATTGAGGCCCGCATCAAGGATATCGAGTCAAAGCTGTCGCACGCCCAGATTATCGATGTAAAGAGCATTAATGCTGGCGGCAGGGTGGTTTTTGGCGCAACGGTGGATGTGTATGAGGAGGAAGAGGATGCCGAACACACGTTCCAGATCGTTGGTGATGACGAGGCGGATATCAAGCAGGGGCTGATTTCGGTCAGTTCTCCCATGGCCCGTGCCTTGATCGGTAAATCGGAGGGTGATGAAGTAGCGGTGCAGACCCCCAACGGTCCACGCCACATGGAGATACTGGACGTTCGCTACGAATAA
- the carB gene encoding carbamoyl-phosphate synthase large subunit, translating into MPKRTDIESVLIIGAGPIVIGQACEFDYSGAQACKALREEGYRVILVNSNPATIMTDPDSADAVYIEPITWRTVARIIEKERPDVLLPTMGGQTALNCALDLVREGVLEEYGVEMVGASREAIDKAEDRDLFRQAMQKIGLDMPRSAVAHSMEEALQVQAQIGFPTIIRPSFTMGGSGGGIAYNREEFVEICERGLDLSPTRELLIEESALGWKEYEMEVVRDRKDNCIIICSIENLDPMGVHTGDSITVAPAQTLTDKEYQIMRDASLAVLREIGVDTGGSNVQFAINPEDGRMIIIEMNPRVSRSSALASKATGFPIAKIAAKLAVGYTLDELRNEITGGATPASFEPTIDYVVTKIPRFAFEKFPAAPDRLTTQMKSVGEVMAIGRTFQESLQKALRGLETGKSGLDEVVDLDSEELKTILRHELREPGAERLWYVADAFRSGMSMEDIFEVTKIDPWFLVQIEELVKIEADVRAGGMAALDGDRLRYLKRKGFSDERLAALVGVQQAQIRAARWNAGVRPVFKRVDTCAAEFSTSTAYMYSTYEEECEALPTNNKKIMVLGGGPNRIGQGIEFDYCCVHAAFAMREDGYETIMVNCNPETVSTDYDTSDRLYFEPLTLEDVLEVIEVEQPTGVIVQYGGQTPLKLAQALEAAGAAIIGTSPDSIDLAEDRERFQQLVEKLGLKQPPNRTATDPEEAVALAREVGYPLVVRPSYVLGGRAMEIVHDEDDLRRYMRDAVRVSNDSPVLLDRFLNDAIEVDIDAICDGTDVVIGGIMEHIEEAGVHSGDSACSLPPYTLSNEIQDRMREQIRRMALELKVVGLMNTQFAIKDNEIYLLEVNPRASRTVPFVSKATGVQLAKVAARCMAGVSLKEQGFTEEKIPENYFVKEAIFPFVKFPGVDTLLGPEMKSTGEVMGVGATFGEAFAKAMEGAGDLLPRSGRALLSVREQDKRRIVAVARDLHQLGFQLFATGGTCNVILENGIECERVNKVAEGRPHIVDMIKNDEFRLIINTTEGKKAIADSAAIRRSALQHKVTYTTTMSGGEAICLALKQADSTNVNRLQDLH; encoded by the coding sequence ATGCCCAAAAGAACAGACATTGAAAGCGTACTGATTATCGGTGCCGGACCGATCGTTATCGGCCAGGCGTGCGAGTTTGACTACTCCGGTGCCCAGGCCTGTAAGGCGTTGCGGGAAGAGGGCTATCGGGTGATCCTGGTCAACTCCAACCCGGCCACCATCATGACCGATCCCGACAGTGCCGATGCGGTCTACATCGAACCGATCACCTGGCGCACGGTTGCGCGGATCATCGAAAAGGAGCGCCCCGATGTGCTGCTGCCCACCATGGGTGGACAGACGGCGCTCAACTGCGCCCTGGATCTGGTGCGGGAAGGGGTGCTGGAAGAGTACGGAGTGGAGATGGTTGGCGCCTCCCGGGAGGCGATCGATAAGGCGGAGGACCGTGACCTGTTCCGCCAGGCGATGCAGAAAATCGGCCTCGACATGCCCCGTTCGGCAGTGGCCCACAGTATGGAAGAGGCGCTGCAGGTGCAGGCGCAGATCGGTTTTCCCACCATTATCCGTCCCTCCTTCACCATGGGTGGCTCCGGTGGCGGCATCGCCTATAACCGGGAAGAGTTCGTGGAGATCTGCGAGCGGGGACTGGATCTGTCCCCTACCCGGGAGTTGCTGATCGAGGAGTCTGCCCTGGGTTGGAAAGAGTACGAGATGGAGGTGGTGCGGGACCGCAAGGACAACTGCATCATCATCTGTTCTATCGAAAACCTGGATCCCATGGGGGTGCATACCGGTGACTCCATCACCGTGGCGCCGGCCCAGACCCTGACGGACAAAGAGTACCAGATCATGCGCGACGCCTCCCTGGCGGTCTTGCGCGAGATCGGTGTGGATACCGGTGGCTCCAACGTGCAGTTTGCCATCAATCCGGAAGATGGGCGCATGATCATTATCGAGATGAATCCCCGGGTCTCCCGCTCTTCCGCCCTGGCTTCCAAGGCGACCGGCTTCCCGATCGCCAAGATCGCTGCCAAGCTGGCGGTGGGTTACACCCTGGATGAGTTGCGCAACGAAATTACCGGTGGCGCCACCCCGGCCTCCTTTGAGCCGACCATCGATTACGTGGTGACCAAGATTCCCCGGTTCGCCTTTGAAAAGTTCCCGGCTGCGCCGGATCGCCTGACCACCCAGATGAAGTCGGTGGGTGAGGTGATGGCCATCGGCCGCACCTTCCAGGAGTCGCTGCAAAAGGCCCTGCGGGGTCTGGAGACCGGCAAGAGCGGTCTGGATGAGGTGGTGGACCTGGATTCCGAGGAACTCAAGACCATCCTGCGCCATGAACTGCGTGAGCCCGGCGCCGAGCGGCTCTGGTATGTGGCGGATGCTTTCCGCTCCGGTATGTCGATGGAAGACATATTCGAGGTGACCAAGATCGATCCCTGGTTCCTGGTACAGATCGAGGAACTGGTGAAGATCGAGGCCGATGTACGTGCGGGGGGTATGGCCGCTCTGGATGGCGACCGGCTGCGCTATCTGAAGCGCAAGGGTTTCTCTGACGAACGGCTGGCCGCGCTGGTGGGCGTGCAGCAGGCGCAGATCCGTGCAGCACGCTGGAACGCCGGTGTGCGCCCGGTATTCAAGCGGGTCGACACCTGTGCCGCCGAGTTTTCCACCAGTACGGCTTATATGTACTCCACCTATGAGGAGGAGTGCGAAGCGCTGCCGACGAACAACAAAAAAATCATGGTGCTGGGTGGTGGTCCGAACCGGATCGGCCAGGGCATCGAGTTTGATTACTGCTGTGTCCATGCCGCCTTCGCCATGCGCGAGGATGGCTACGAGACCATCATGGTCAACTGTAACCCGGAGACAGTCTCCACCGATTACGACACCTCGGACCGGCTCTATTTCGAGCCCCTCACCCTGGAGGATGTACTGGAGGTGATCGAGGTGGAACAGCCCACCGGTGTGATCGTGCAGTATGGTGGCCAGACCCCGCTGAAGCTGGCGCAGGCGCTGGAAGCGGCCGGTGCCGCCATTATCGGCACTTCGCCCGACTCCATTGACCTGGCCGAGGATCGTGAACGGTTCCAGCAACTGGTGGAAAAACTGGGCCTTAAACAGCCGCCCAACCGTACCGCCACGGATCCGGAAGAGGCGGTGGCGCTGGCCCGGGAAGTGGGCTATCCCCTGGTGGTGCGGCCCTCCTACGTACTCGGCGGACGGGCGATGGAGATTGTCCATGACGAGGACGATCTGCGCCGCTACATGCGGGATGCGGTGCGGGTCTCCAACGACTCACCGGTGCTGCTGGACCGCTTCCTGAACGATGCTATCGAGGTCGATATCGATGCCATTTGTGACGGCACCGACGTGGTGATCGGTGGCATCATGGAGCATATCGAGGAGGCCGGTGTTCACTCTGGTGACTCTGCCTGCTCACTGCCGCCCTACACGCTCTCCAACGAGATCCAGGATCGTATGCGGGAACAGATTCGCCGCATGGCCCTGGAGTTGAAGGTGGTCGGCCTGATGAATACCCAGTTTGCCATCAAGGATAACGAGATCTATCTGCTGGAAGTGAATCCGCGCGCCTCCCGTACCGTACCTTTTGTGTCCAAGGCAACCGGGGTGCAACTGGCCAAGGTGGCTGCCCGTTGTATGGCGGGTGTTTCACTGAAAGAGCAGGGCTTTACCGAGGAGAAGATCCCGGAGAACTATTTTGTCAAAGAGGCCATCTTCCCGTTCGTCAAGTTCCCCGGTGTGGATACGCTGTTGGGACCGGAGATGAAGTCCACCGGTGAGGTGATGGGCGTCGGGGCCACCTTTGGCGAGGCCTTTGCCAAGGCCATGGAGGGGGCGGGTGATCTGCTGCCGCGCTCCGGCCGGGCGCTGCTCTCGGTGCGTGAGCAGGATAAGAGACGCATCGTTGCGGTGGCGCGGGATCTGCATCAACTCGGTTTCCAGCTGTTTGCTACCGGCGGTACCTGCAATGTGATTCTGGAAAACGGGATCGAGTGTGAACGGGTGAACAAGGTGGCTGAGGGTCGCCCCCATATCGTGGATATGATAAAAAATGACGAATTCCGGCTGATTATCAATACCACCGAAGGCAAAAAGGCGATCGCCGATTCGGCGGCCATACGCCGTTCCGCCCTGCAGCACAAGGTGACCTACACAACCACCATGTCAGGTGGCGAGGCGATCTGTCTGGCCTTGAAACAGGCGGATAGTACCAATGTTAACCGGCTACAGGATCTGCACTGA
- the carA gene encoding glutamine-hydrolyzing carbamoyl-phosphate synthase small subunit: MSKPAILVLEDGTVFRGESIGADGQTIGEVVFNTAITGYQEILTDPSYCRQIVTLTYPHIGNTGTNNEDEESGSVQAAGLIIRDLPLLASNWRNQRPLDQYLRDHGVVAIAGIDTRKLTRILREKGAQSGCILAGDQPDEAAALAAARSFPGLKGMDLAKVVTTHLPYEWAQGTWSLEGGLPESPGHIEESLPIHVVAYDYGIKRNILRMLVDRGCRVTVVPAQTPADEVLAMQPDGIFLSNGPGDPEPCDYAIEAIRQFLEIGIPLFGICLGHQLLALASGAKTIKMKFGHHGANHPVQNLQDRVVMISSQNHGFAVDEQSLPDNLEPTYRSLFDDSLQGIHRTDCPAFGFQGHPEASPGPHDVAPVFDHFIELIEAAKAGGPDDN, translated from the coding sequence TTGAGTAAGCCCGCAATATTGGTCTTGGAAGACGGAACGGTCTTCCGTGGTGAATCCATCGGTGCCGATGGCCAGACGATCGGCGAGGTGGTGTTCAATACCGCTATCACCGGCTATCAGGAGATCCTTACCGATCCCTCCTACTGCAGGCAGATCGTTACCCTGACCTATCCCCATATCGGTAATACCGGTACCAACAATGAGGATGAGGAGTCCGGTAGCGTTCAGGCCGCGGGGTTGATTATCCGTGATCTGCCACTGCTGGCCAGCAACTGGCGCAATCAGCGACCCCTGGATCAATATCTGCGGGACCACGGTGTGGTCGCCATCGCCGGGATCGACACCCGCAAGCTGACCCGGATTCTGCGTGAAAAGGGCGCCCAGTCCGGCTGCATCCTGGCCGGTGATCAACCGGATGAGGCCGCCGCACTGGCCGCCGCCCGCTCCTTCCCGGGCCTGAAGGGTATGGATCTGGCCAAGGTGGTCACCACCCACTTACCGTATGAGTGGGCCCAGGGTACCTGGAGTCTGGAGGGCGGTTTGCCGGAGTCGCCGGGGCATATTGAAGAGAGCCTGCCGATCCACGTGGTGGCCTACGACTACGGTATCAAACGCAACATCCTGCGCATGCTGGTGGACCGGGGCTGTCGGGTGACGGTTGTGCCGGCCCAGACCCCGGCAGACGAAGTGCTGGCGATGCAGCCGGATGGAATCTTCCTCTCCAACGGTCCCGGTGATCCGGAGCCCTGTGATTACGCTATTGAGGCGATCCGGCAGTTTCTGGAGATCGGCATTCCCCTGTTCGGCATCTGTCTCGGGCATCAGTTGCTGGCACTGGCCAGTGGTGCCAAAACCATCAAGATGAAATTCGGTCACCACGGCGCCAACCATCCGGTGCAGAATCTGCAGGACCGGGTGGTGATGATCTCGAGCCAGAATCACGGCTTCGCCGTGGATGAACAGAGCCTGCCTGACAATCTCGAGCCCACCTATCGCTCACTGTTTGATGACTCCCTGCAGGGAATTCATCGCACTGACTGCCCGGCATTCGGCTTCCAGGGGCACCCGGAAGCGAGCCCGGGACCCCACGATGTGGCACCGGTGTTTGACCACTTTATCGAGTTGATCGAGGCCGCCAAAGCGGGCGGCCCGGACGACAACTGA
- the trxC gene encoding thioredoxin TrxC codes for MPNILCPHCQGINRVPEQRLGEHPKCGKCHQPLFNARPIALDGAGFERFISRSDLPLLVDFWAPWCGPCRMMAPAFEEAARRLEPKVQLLKVNTEEQQSVAARFGIRSIPTLILFRGGAEVARISGAMDAAGLVSWTTRQL; via the coding sequence ATGCCCAATATTCTGTGTCCCCATTGTCAGGGAATAAATCGTGTTCCCGAGCAACGTCTTGGTGAGCATCCCAAGTGCGGGAAGTGTCACCAGCCCCTGTTCAATGCCCGGCCCATTGCCCTGGATGGGGCCGGTTTCGAGCGTTTTATCAGTCGTAGCGATCTGCCTCTGCTGGTGGACTTCTGGGCCCCCTGGTGTGGCCCCTGCCGTATGATGGCACCGGCCTTCGAGGAGGCGGCCCGGCGCCTGGAACCGAAGGTGCAGCTGCTCAAGGTGAATACCGAGGAACAGCAGTCGGTGGCCGCCCGGTTCGGTATCCGCAGTATCCCCACCCTGATTCTGTTCCGGGGTGGCGCCGAGGTTGCCCGGATTTCCGGTGCCATGGATGCCGCCGGGCTGGTCTCCTGGACGACCCGGCAGCTGTGA
- a CDS encoding DUF692 domain-containing protein has protein sequence MTRREKQTTPPCPGYGLRLRTEYLETILHTRPELDCIEVISENYLDADEQALQQLERLKERYPLLLHGISLSIGNPWPLDPHYLDRLKKLIERIEPLWISDHLGWRGADAQQGELLPMPYSEETLEHLVTRVNEVQSFLGRQILLENVPMEQNDGEQEIPEAEFIREVAERSDSLVLIDIGNLLTSSLNQGFDTSEYINRLPRERVQQIHLPDISFQPGTEDECDAPPHLIDPIWQLYTRVLDRFGRVTTVIEREDTIPTLAGMLCDIKKVRRAVDRYLASD, from the coding sequence ATGACCAGAAGAGAAAAACAGACTACGCCCCCCTGTCCTGGATACGGTCTGCGTCTGCGTACTGAGTATCTGGAAACTATTCTGCACACCCGACCGGAACTGGACTGCATCGAGGTGATCAGCGAAAACTACCTGGATGCGGATGAACAGGCGCTGCAGCAGCTGGAACGACTGAAAGAACGCTATCCACTCCTGCTGCACGGCATCAGCCTCTCTATCGGCAACCCCTGGCCACTGGATCCGCACTACCTGGATAGGCTGAAAAAGCTGATCGAGCGCATTGAGCCGCTCTGGATTTCCGATCATCTGGGCTGGCGGGGGGCAGACGCCCAGCAGGGTGAACTGCTACCCATGCCCTATAGCGAAGAGACCCTGGAGCATCTGGTTACCCGGGTGAACGAGGTGCAGTCGTTTCTGGGTCGACAAATCCTGTTGGAAAACGTACCCATGGAGCAGAATGATGGAGAGCAGGAAATCCCGGAAGCGGAATTTATCCGGGAAGTGGCCGAACGCTCTGACTCCCTGGTGCTGATCGATATCGGCAATCTGCTCACCAGCAGCCTGAACCAGGGATTTGACACATCGGAATACATCAATCGGCTACCCCGGGAGCGGGTGCAACAGATCCATCTCCCCGACATCAGCTTCCAGCCGGGCACAGAAGACGAATGCGACGCGCCGCCACACCTCATCGATCCGATCTGGCAACTCTATACCCGGGTTCTGGACCGCTTTGGCCGGGTCACCACGGTGATTGAGCGGGAAGACACCATTCCCACCCTGGCGGGTATGCTGTGTGATATCAAAAAGGTCCGCAGGGCCGTGGATCGTTACCTGGCGTCAGACTAA
- the tsaA gene encoding tRNA (N6-threonylcarbamoyladenosine(37)-N6)-methyltransferase TrmO: MVYKFEPIGFIRSPYKEKFGIPRQPGLITEARGELVFSEPYSRPEAVIGLEGYSHVWLQFVFHQAMREAWQPMVRPPRLGGNKRVGVFASRAPFRPNPIGLSVVQLEGVQARDGEVVLELAGLDLLDGTPVLDVKPYVAYVDSIPNARSGFAPEPPAVRFQVRFSDLAEGQLLSRPEPDQLRRFIIRVLEIDPRPAYAGDTQPERIYGIRLYDFDLRWRIDGDLIEVLELAPPGVD; this comes from the coding sequence ATGGTCTATAAGTTCGAACCGATCGGTTTTATCCGTTCCCCCTACAAGGAGAAGTTTGGTATTCCCCGCCAACCCGGGTTGATTACGGAAGCCCGGGGGGAGCTGGTGTTCTCCGAACCCTACAGCCGGCCCGAGGCGGTGATCGGCCTGGAGGGATATTCCCATGTCTGGTTGCAGTTCGTGTTCCATCAGGCGATGCGGGAGGCGTGGCAGCCCATGGTGCGTCCTCCCCGGCTGGGTGGTAACAAAAGGGTGGGGGTATTTGCCAGTCGTGCGCCATTCAGGCCCAACCCCATCGGTCTCTCGGTGGTGCAACTGGAGGGTGTGCAGGCCCGGGACGGGGAGGTGGTGCTGGAGCTGGCCGGACTGGATCTGCTGGATGGCACCCCGGTGCTGGATGTGAAGCCCTACGTGGCCTATGTGGACAGTATTCCGAACGCCCGCTCCGGATTTGCCCCGGAGCCGCCGGCGGTTCGGTTTCAAGTGCGATTTTCGGATCTTGCGGAAGGGCAACTGCTGTCCCGCCCGGAGCCGGATCAACTGCGCCGTTTCATCATCCGGGTGCTGGAGATCGATCCCCGTCCGGCCTATGCGGGCGACACCCAACCGGAGCGAATCTATGGTATCCGGTTGTACGACTTTGATCTGCGTTGGCGTATCGACGGGGATCTGATCGAGGTGCTGGAACTGGCGCCGCCCGGTGTGGATTAG
- a CDS encoding c-type cytochrome, translated as MTRTAKKALVVILLMSAAMVVQADQQTAMMSGCLGCHKVDAKLIGPSFQDIAKKYAGQDGIVDALAETVQAGSDGGKWGDTAMPPSPAPIADIKKVIAWMLTH; from the coding sequence ATGACCAGAACAGCAAAAAAAGCCTTAGTTGTTATTCTACTGATGAGTGCGGCCATGGTGGTCCAGGCTGACCAGCAAACCGCCATGATGTCAGGCTGTCTCGGATGCCATAAGGTGGACGCCAAACTGATCGGCCCCTCATTCCAGGACATCGCCAAGAAATATGCCGGTCAGGATGGCATAGTAGATGCCCTGGCGGAGACAGTGCAGGCCGGCAGTGACGGTGGAAAATGGGGCGACACCGCCATGCCACCCAGCCCGGCACCGATCGCCGACATCAAGAAAGTAATCGCCTGGATGCTGACCCACTGA